The Paenibacillus polymyxa M1 DNA segment AAAACACAAGGGAATGCGAACCTGACTATTAATCTGGTACTTTGTATTGGATGAGTTATGTTCTAATTTTTCAAATAAACTATACATCAACATAAAGATGATATCCTTAATCATGAAATCATCGTAACTATCCCAAAAGGTATCTTGAGTACTATATGAAAGGTATATGATTTTATACCAAAAGATGGTACAATCAAGATCACTAGAACTTTTTACTACTTGTTTCACAACTACATAATAAATTTAACTTTGCATCGTATTGTTAGTCTGTGTTGAAAGGGTGGTTTATCGATGAAAATTACACCCACGATTAGAGCAGAATTGGAACAATTTCTACAACAAGAAGGCTTAACATTATCTAAATTTGGACAAATCGCAGGGATGAATAGAGGAATAATAAGTAGCATTGTAAAAGGTAATAAATCTATGTCTATTAATCAGCTTGATCGAATTACTGAAGCTATGGGCTTACCAGAAGGTCGCTTTTATGATCTATTTATAGAAAATTATATTATTGACCATCCTCCTAATATGAGACGAATCGAGCCGTTTTTGTTTCGCTGTGCGGAGTTGGACAAGTTGGATGCAATCCGTCGAGTGGTGGGAGCCATCATGGATAATCTGCTGTATTCACCCAAGCTATTTGAAATTGCAGAAGAATTGTTGTCGCAGGGAAGACATGCGGCTGCATTGCTACTCTATGAGGGGGTAGCTGAAGCGGAGAGATATCAACATTCTGAACGTTTGGCGGTTTGTCAATATCGTATATTCAAGATTCAGATTAGTGACGATCAAAGCCAAAATGTCGGGGCGGCAGCCGTATTTGAGGCTTTTGTCGAACGACTAGATGAAATAGACCAGCTTGACGCATTGAAGGATTTAGCAAACGTATACAGGTCTTTACGAAAATGGGACAAGGTTGAGGAAATGGCGATAAAAATGAGAGCTAAAGCCGAGATCCAATATACAATGAAACATCAACAGAACAGCCGAGAACAGACCGAATCTAGCGACAAGCTAAGTCGTCCCTTGTTTGTGTACATTGCTTATGCAGACTTGCTCTGTGCTAATGCATGTGAAGAGCAGGGTAATTATGAGCAGGCATTACACTATACATATGCCTACTCCAATTTAGATTGGGTTAGAGAGACCGATGAGGATACCCAGCACTGGATTGGTTTGTTTAAACACTGGTCACAAGCTAATATACTTGCATATAGGCTTTTATCTGGTGATGTGAGTGCGCTTCATGAATATCTAAACTTTATTGATGACTCATCAGATACGATTCAAGAAGATAGGGTAACTCAATTACTTAACATAATGACGGCGGCTAACCGTTATGAGCTTGATTTAAACGATATACTTAAACGATTTGAAACAGAAATTGGGTCTTTATCTCAGCGACCATCATCAGATGATATGTATACCCAGCAAGTAATACCGGAATACTCTGCACTTTGTGGATATGAATTGGCTTATTATTATTTAAATCATGGGATGCATTATGATGGCTTTAATCATTTGTTTTGTGCAATGGTAAAAGCGCATATACTAAATAATGAGACATATTTTATAAATTGTATGGGGTTGTTTGTGCGTTTCAAAGCCCATGCGGTATCTGAAACCAAAACAGAGTTTTACAATCTCATTGAAAAGGTGTGGTTAAACAATGTTGAAAAAAATGGTAATGTTGATCGTTGTGAGTAGCTTTTTGTTCACTTTAGCTGTGCCTATTTATCTGGACAGTCACAATGAAGGATTTCAAATCTTTGCAACACATGGAGGAGCTTAAATACGAATTGATTTGAAAATTTGTTAAAACTGCACCCCCTGAAATAGGTCTAA contains these protein-coding regions:
- a CDS encoding helix-turn-helix transcriptional regulator, with amino-acid sequence MKITPTIRAELEQFLQQEGLTLSKFGQIAGMNRGIISSIVKGNKSMSINQLDRITEAMGLPEGRFYDLFIENYIIDHPPNMRRIEPFLFRCAELDKLDAIRRVVGAIMDNLLYSPKLFEIAEELLSQGRHAAALLLYEGVAEAERYQHSERLAVCQYRIFKIQISDDQSQNVGAAAVFEAFVERLDEIDQLDALKDLANVYRSLRKWDKVEEMAIKMRAKAEIQYTMKHQQNSREQTESSDKLSRPLFVYIAYADLLCANACEEQGNYEQALHYTYAYSNLDWVRETDEDTQHWIGLFKHWSQANILAYRLLSGDVSALHEYLNFIDDSSDTIQEDRVTQLLNIMTAANRYELDLNDILKRFETEIGSLSQRPSSDDMYTQQVIPEYSALCGYELAYYYLNHGMHYDGFNHLFCAMVKAHILNNETYFINCMGLFVRFKAHAVSETKTEFYNLIEKVWLNNVEKNGNVDRCE